The following are from one region of the Leptolyngbya iicbica LK genome:
- a CDS encoding ABC transporter permease: MDLGESLRMAVKTLTANKLRSSLTMLGIVIGNASVISMVGIGEGAQRYVNDQLQTLGPNVLFIAPGNRETRELGGLDIPRTLVVADAQAIAEQVPSVVGVAPEYSTRNLVTFRNRNTNTSVVGTSEQFLQVRSFEMGQGRFISELDLHRRSQVAVLGATLAERLFDDTLPIGQSIRVNGTSFEVIGVMAQKGSNLGLDYDDAVLLPITTQASRLVGRRQSPYGIEVSFISVSTKDRESMSTAAFQITNLLRLRHDIRGEDDFFIQSQDTLLSIAETITGALTVMLAAIAGISLLVGGIGIMNIMLVSVRERTQEIGLRKAIGASQQDILTQFLIEAIILSIAGGLVGTGLGISGVVLIGALTPFEAGVSGSAIAIAVGVSGGIGLFFGVFPARQAAKLDPIVALRSA; encoded by the coding sequence ATGGATCTGGGTGAAAGCTTACGGATGGCGGTCAAAACCCTCACCGCTAATAAATTACGCAGCAGCTTGACCATGCTGGGCATTGTGATTGGCAATGCTTCCGTCATTTCGATGGTGGGGATTGGCGAAGGGGCACAGCGCTATGTGAATGACCAGTTACAAACCCTCGGCCCTAATGTGCTGTTTATTGCCCCCGGCAATCGCGAAACGCGAGAACTCGGCGGGCTCGATATTCCGCGCACATTAGTGGTGGCCGATGCCCAGGCGATCGCCGAACAAGTGCCCTCAGTCGTCGGCGTCGCCCCGGAATACAGCACCCGCAATCTAGTCACCTTTCGCAATCGCAACACGAACACCAGCGTCGTCGGCACGAGCGAACAGTTTTTACAAGTGCGCAGTTTTGAAATGGGTCAGGGACGCTTCATTTCTGAACTCGATCTTCATCGCCGCAGTCAGGTAGCGGTGTTGGGAGCGACCCTAGCGGAACGGCTATTTGACGATACCTTGCCCATTGGCCAGTCGATTCGCGTCAATGGCACCAGTTTTGAAGTCATTGGCGTTATGGCCCAAAAGGGGTCGAACTTAGGCCTGGATTATGACGACGCGGTGCTGCTGCCGATTACCACCCAGGCCAGTCGCTTAGTGGGGCGGCGACAGTCGCCCTATGGCATTGAGGTGTCGTTTATCTCAGTTTCGACCAAAGACCGAGAAAGCATGAGCACCGCAGCGTTTCAGATTACCAATTTGCTGCGGCTGCGGCACGACATTCGCGGCGAAGATGATTTCTTTATCCAAAGCCAAGATACGCTGCTCAGCATTGCCGAGACGATTACTGGAGCATTGACAGTAATGCTTGCGGCGATCGCGGGCATTTCGCTGCTGGTTGGCGGCATCGGCATCATGAATATCATGCTGGTTTCCGTTCGCGAACGCACCCAAGAAATTGGTTTACGGAAGGCGATCGGCGCTTCACAGCAAGACATTTTGACCCAGTTTTTGATTGAGGCCATCATTTTGTCCATCGCGGGCGGTTTGGTTGGCACCGGCCTGGGCATCAGCGGCGTGGTGTTGATTGGGGCATTGACCCCGTTTGAAGCGGGCGTGTCAGGCTCGGCGATCGCGATCGCGGTCGGCGTCTCCGGCGGCATTGGCCTATTTTTCGGCGTGTTTCCGGCCCGACAAGCAGCTAAGCTAGACCCGATTGTGGCGCTACGCAGCGCTTAA
- a CDS encoding ATP-binding protein yields the protein MTILKQSTYETQTDPQALQGVLSWFDEFHALPIPQEDWLQCQLALIEGFTNAVRHAHKGLPPETPIAITITITHDYLDMKIWDHGPGFDFQAMLDHKLETTNADSEGGRGLRIMYRVADIVQYERMADERNCLHIRKSYSSPQA from the coding sequence TTGACTATTCTGAAGCAGAGTACCTATGAAACCCAGACCGATCCCCAAGCGTTACAGGGGGTACTGTCTTGGTTTGATGAGTTTCATGCCTTGCCCATTCCCCAAGAAGATTGGCTGCAATGTCAACTGGCGCTGATTGAGGGGTTCACCAATGCGGTGCGCCATGCTCATAAAGGATTACCGCCAGAAACGCCAATCGCCATTACAATCACCATCACCCATGACTATCTGGATATGAAAATCTGGGATCATGGGCCGGGCTTTGATTTCCAAGCCATGCTAGATCATAAGCTGGAAACCACCAACGCCGACTCAGAGGGGGGGAGAGGGCTGCGCATTATGTATCGAGTAGCCGACATTGTGCAATATGAACGCATGGCCGATGAACGAAACTGCCTCCACATTCGCAAGTCGTACTCTAGCCCTCAGGCTTAA
- a CDS encoding NUDIX hydrolase: MPRTSSSATVGQPWQRAIRTLLGLLLRRPLVGVCVIPILPDGSVVLMRRRDTGLWCFPGGLIDWGEDVATAARRELAEETNLNIAKIGRLVGVYSSPQRDPRFHSICVAIEVFATGVPQVNDPTEALAVQTFSWSDAETLPLDHDHAQHLQDYLAHRIVVL; encoded by the coding sequence ATGCCGAGAACGTCATCCAGTGCCACCGTCGGTCAACCCTGGCAGCGCGCCATTCGGACGTTGCTGGGGTTATTGTTGCGCCGCCCCTTAGTGGGCGTCTGTGTCATTCCAATTTTGCCAGACGGTTCAGTGGTGCTAATGCGCCGCCGCGACACTGGTCTCTGGTGTTTTCCCGGTGGCCTCATCGACTGGGGCGAAGACGTAGCCACCGCAGCCCGGCGAGAACTTGCCGAAGAAACCAACCTCAACATCGCAAAAATTGGCCGATTGGTGGGGGTCTATTCCTCTCCCCAACGCGATCCTCGATTTCATTCCATTTGCGTGGCGATCGAAGTATTTGCCACCGGCGTACCCCAGGTCAATGACCCAACAGAAGCCTTGGCTGTACAAACGTTTTCGTGGTCTGACGCAGAAACGCTACCGCTAGACCACGACCATGCTCAACATCTGCAAGATTATCTCGCCCATCGAATTGTCGTCTTGTAA
- the bcp gene encoding thioredoxin-dependent thiol peroxidase gives MTLTVGDPAPEFALPDAEGNTVKLQDLQGKWVVLYFYPRDNTPGCTKEACGFRDAYSEYTDSDVVVLGVSTDDAKSHTKFATKYDLPFPLLVDEGGAIASEYGSYGLKKFMGKEYMGITRSTFIIDPEGKLAKIYRKVKPEPHAQEVLQDIAELSS, from the coding sequence ATGACTCTAACTGTTGGTGATCCGGCTCCTGAGTTTGCGCTGCCAGATGCCGAGGGCAATACCGTTAAACTGCAAGATCTCCAGGGCAAGTGGGTGGTGCTGTATTTTTATCCCCGGGATAATACTCCTGGCTGTACCAAAGAAGCTTGTGGCTTTCGAGATGCTTACAGCGAATACACCGACAGCGATGTGGTGGTCCTGGGCGTGAGCACCGACGATGCTAAATCGCACACCAAATTTGCCACCAAATATGATTTACCTTTTCCGTTGCTGGTGGATGAAGGGGGGGCGATCGCCAGCGAGTATGGCAGCTATGGCCTGAAAAAGTTCATGGGCAAAGAATATATGGGCATTACCCGCAGCACTTTTATCATTGACCCAGAGGGTAAGCTGGCCAAAATCTATCGCAAGGTCAAACCTGAGCCCCATGCTCAAGAGGTGCTGCAGGACATCGCCGAGTTATCCAGTTAA